A stretch of Ranitomeya variabilis isolate aRanVar5 chromosome 3, aRanVar5.hap1, whole genome shotgun sequence DNA encodes these proteins:
- the LOC143817461 gene encoding gastrula zinc finger protein XlCGF53.1-like, with protein sequence MGLSFNDPLKMEQDRSHMAARILDLTLEIIYWITGEGHTVVKTSGECVTSRVSGGRSRTPSGITEPPPHSLIHEQKILELTHRITELLSGEVPIRCQDVAVYFSMDEWEYIEGHKDLYKDVMENHQLLTSLVKSMNSSRRSCLNDPDSFCYICGEYTLPKHRRNITDFVKKVWVQSKKSTREKSQSSIFPGSSRGEAECPPGSSAGRSW encoded by the exons ATGGGCCTTTCCTTCAACGATCCCCTGAAGATGGAGCAGGACAGAAGCCACATGGCTGCCCGGATATTAGACCTCACCCTGGAGATAATCTATTGgatcactggagag GGTCACACAGTGGTGAAGACGTCTGGAGAGTGTGTGACCTCCCGCGTATCAGGAGGACGGAGCAGGACCCCGAGTGGCATCACCGAGCCTCCACCTCATTCACTGATACAtgagcagaagatcctagaactgaccCACAGGATCACTGagttgctgagcggagag gttcctataaggtgtcaggacgttgccgtctatttctccatggatgagtgggagtatatagaaggacacaaggatctaTACAAGGACGTCATGGAGAATCACCAGCTCCTCACATCTCTGG tgaaaagcatgaactcatcaagaagaagttgtcttaacgatccagactcattctgttacatttgtggtgaatacacactgccaaaacatagaagaaacataacagacttcgtaaaaaaagt CTGGGTCCAGTCtaagaaatccaccagagagaagTCCCAGTCCTCTATATTCCCAGGATCGTCCAGAGGAGAAGCAGAATGTCCTcctggatcatca GCAGGAAGATCATGGTGA